A portion of the Plodia interpunctella isolate USDA-ARS_2022_Savannah chromosome 4, ilPloInte3.2, whole genome shotgun sequence genome contains these proteins:
- the LOC128669326 gene encoding uncharacterized protein LOC128669326 isoform X1: MLVKRAMHLALLAVALLWQARCGAAPAAVKFCGRQLGEIMSRVCHAYNSPSWDVPTVVVEQTGSLVRRRRHLGIADECCTMGCTWEQLSKYCSVSAYSESPMDDIETHMIADRSAEQAAGPPSPAVVGNSVPGPQSGGARREVGRNRSRGYGRARARGRRCWCRRKRRSGRRRSALMGNMGLVENAARAAPVVGTVSPLLTWGRTLNTDLPIADENKYAYVAIYT; this comes from the exons ATGCTAGTGAAGAGAGCGATGCACTTGGCGCTGTTGGCGGTGGCGTTGCTGTGGCAGGCCCGGTGCggcgccgcgcccgccgccgtCAAGTTCTGCGGCCGGCAGCTCGGGGAGATCATGAGCAGGGTCTGCCACGCCTACAATAGCCCCTCCTGGGACGTACCTACAG tGGTGGTAGAACAAACTGGGTCGCTGGTGCGACGGAGACGGCACCTCGGCATAGCAGACGAATGTTGCACAATGGGGTGCACGTGGGAACAGCTCAGCAAATACTGCTCAGTCAGCGCTTA TTCAGAATCACCGATGGACGATATAGAAACGCATATGATAGCAGACCGATCGGCTGAGCAAGCGGCAGGGCCGCCGTCACCCGCTGTGGTCGGCAACAGCGTGCCAGGGCCGCAATCAGGAGGCGCGCGGCGCGAGGTGGGGCGCAATCGGAGTCGCGGGTACGGGCGCGCGCGGGCCCGGGGGCGCCGTTGTTGGTGCCGGCGCAAGCGGCGCTCGGGCCGACGGCGATCCGCTCTCATGGGTAACATG ggCCTCGTAGAAAATGCAGCTCGCGCTGCGCCCGTAGTAGGCACCGTGTCGCCCCTGCTAACGTGGGGCAGAACTCTCAATACTGACTTGCCCATCGCAGATGAGAACAAATACGCCTATGTCGCCATCTACACATAA
- the LOC128669326 gene encoding insulin-like peptide isoform X3 — protein sequence MLVKRAMHLALLAVALLWQARCGAAPAAVKFCGRQLGEIMSRVCHAYNSPSWDVPTVVVEQTGSLVRRRRHLGIADECCTMGCTWEQLSKYCSVSAYSESPMDDIETHMIADRSAEQAAGPPSPAVVGNSVPGPQSGGARREGLVENAARAAPVVGTVSPLLTWGRTLNTDLPIADENKYAYVAIYT from the exons ATGCTAGTGAAGAGAGCGATGCACTTGGCGCTGTTGGCGGTGGCGTTGCTGTGGCAGGCCCGGTGCggcgccgcgcccgccgccgtCAAGTTCTGCGGCCGGCAGCTCGGGGAGATCATGAGCAGGGTCTGCCACGCCTACAATAGCCCCTCCTGGGACGTACCTACAG tGGTGGTAGAACAAACTGGGTCGCTGGTGCGACGGAGACGGCACCTCGGCATAGCAGACGAATGTTGCACAATGGGGTGCACGTGGGAACAGCTCAGCAAATACTGCTCAGTCAGCGCTTA TTCAGAATCACCGATGGACGATATAGAAACGCATATGATAGCAGACCGATCGGCTGAGCAAGCGGCAGGGCCGCCGTCACCCGCTGTGGTCGGCAACAGCGTGCCAGGGCCGCAATCAGGAGGCGCGCGGCGCGAG ggCCTCGTAGAAAATGCAGCTCGCGCTGCGCCCGTAGTAGGCACCGTGTCGCCCCTGCTAACGTGGGGCAGAACTCTCAATACTGACTTGCCCATCGCAGATGAGAACAAATACGCCTATGTCGCCATCTACACATAA
- the LOC128669326 gene encoding uncharacterized protein LOC128669326 isoform X2: protein MLVKRAMHLALLAVALLWQARCGAAPAAVKFCGRQLGEIMSRVCHAYNSPSWDVPTVVVEQTGSLVRRRRHLGIADECCTMGCTWEQLSKYCSVSAYSESPMDDIETHMIADRSAEQAAGPPSPAVVGNSVPGPQSGGARREVGRNRSRGYGRARARGRRCWCRRKRRSGRRRSALMGPRRKCSSRCARSRHRVAPANVGQNSQY, encoded by the exons ATGCTAGTGAAGAGAGCGATGCACTTGGCGCTGTTGGCGGTGGCGTTGCTGTGGCAGGCCCGGTGCggcgccgcgcccgccgccgtCAAGTTCTGCGGCCGGCAGCTCGGGGAGATCATGAGCAGGGTCTGCCACGCCTACAATAGCCCCTCCTGGGACGTACCTACAG tGGTGGTAGAACAAACTGGGTCGCTGGTGCGACGGAGACGGCACCTCGGCATAGCAGACGAATGTTGCACAATGGGGTGCACGTGGGAACAGCTCAGCAAATACTGCTCAGTCAGCGCTTA TTCAGAATCACCGATGGACGATATAGAAACGCATATGATAGCAGACCGATCGGCTGAGCAAGCGGCAGGGCCGCCGTCACCCGCTGTGGTCGGCAACAGCGTGCCAGGGCCGCAATCAGGAGGCGCGCGGCGCGAGGTGGGGCGCAATCGGAGTCGCGGGTACGGGCGCGCGCGGGCCCGGGGGCGCCGTTGTTGGTGCCGGCGCAAGCGGCGCTCGGGCCGACGGCGATCCGCTCTCATGG ggCCTCGTAGAAAATGCAGCTCGCGCTGCGCCCGTAGTAGGCACCGTGTCGCCCCTGCTAACGTGGGGCAGAACTCTCAATACTGA